The proteins below come from a single Beutenbergia cavernae DSM 12333 genomic window:
- a CDS encoding universal stress protein — MPIVVGYLATAEGEAALEAALAEARRREDRLVVAVSQRRGDDDAAGLEERIEAVRDRLDAEGVGYEVRQVQRGSDVADDLIAIAEETDASLIVIGLRRRSPVGKLILGSNAQRILLDAPTPVLAVKSAGER, encoded by the coding sequence ATGCCGATCGTCGTGGGCTACCTGGCCACCGCGGAAGGGGAGGCCGCTCTCGAGGCGGCTCTCGCCGAGGCGAGGCGCCGCGAGGACCGCCTGGTCGTCGCCGTCTCGCAGCGACGCGGGGACGACGACGCGGCCGGTCTGGAGGAGCGCATCGAGGCGGTCCGCGACCGGCTCGACGCCGAGGGCGTCGGGTACGAGGTCCGGCAGGTGCAGCGCGGCAGCGACGTCGCCGACGACCTCATCGCCATCGCGGAGGAGACCGACGCGTCGCTCATCGTCATCGGGCTGCGCCGGCGCTCACCGGTGGGCAAGCTCATCCTCGGCTCCAACGCCCAGCGCATCCTGCTGGACGCACCCACCCCCGTGCTGGCGGTGAAGTCCGCAGGAGAGCGGTGA
- the gcvT gene encoding glycine cleavage system aminomethyltransferase GcvT, producing MTEPAAVPAPPVSPLLQEHVRAGATLTDFAGWRMPLRFTGDLAEHHAVRQGGGLFDLSHMAQIEVTGPAAAAGLDASVVSRVAALEVGRARYTMLLAPDGGVLDDVIVYRLAADDFLVVANAANRLTVLDALTARCPGTGVAVTDRTTQRSLVALQGPVAERVLGTLTDTDVTALRYYTIAAATVAGVPALLARTGYTGEDGFEVSVPASSAVSVWRALLEAGAAEGVIPCGLAARDSLRLEAGMPLYGHEIDATTTPFEAGLGRIVHLDPDREFVGRAALERRRDEPGARRLVGLAGEGRRAARAGYPVLDADGATVGTVTSGVLSPTLGHPVAMALVHDPAGALVPPSDDAPSSTVHVDVRGQALPMSVVALPFYRRPR from the coding sequence GTGACCGAACCCGCTGCAGTTCCCGCCCCACCCGTCTCGCCGCTGCTCCAGGAGCACGTGCGCGCTGGCGCGACCCTCACCGACTTCGCCGGTTGGCGCATGCCGCTCCGCTTCACCGGCGATCTCGCCGAGCACCACGCCGTGCGGCAGGGCGGTGGGCTGTTCGACCTCTCGCACATGGCGCAGATCGAGGTCACCGGCCCCGCCGCCGCAGCGGGCCTCGACGCATCGGTCGTCAGCCGCGTCGCCGCCCTGGAGGTCGGCCGCGCGCGGTACACGATGCTCCTCGCACCGGACGGCGGCGTCCTCGACGACGTGATCGTGTACCGGCTCGCCGCTGACGACTTCCTCGTGGTCGCGAACGCCGCGAACCGGCTGACCGTCCTCGACGCGCTCACCGCCCGCTGCCCGGGCACCGGCGTCGCCGTGACCGACCGGACGACGCAGCGGTCCCTCGTCGCGCTGCAGGGTCCGGTCGCCGAGCGCGTGCTCGGCACGCTCACCGACACCGACGTGACGGCACTGCGCTACTACACGATCGCCGCGGCCACCGTCGCCGGCGTTCCCGCGCTGCTCGCCCGCACCGGGTACACCGGCGAGGACGGGTTCGAGGTGTCCGTGCCCGCGTCGTCCGCCGTGAGCGTGTGGCGGGCGCTGCTCGAGGCCGGCGCGGCGGAGGGTGTCATCCCGTGCGGCCTCGCCGCCCGCGACTCGCTCCGGCTCGAGGCCGGCATGCCGCTGTACGGTCACGAGATCGACGCCACGACCACCCCGTTCGAGGCGGGACTCGGCCGGATCGTGCACCTGGACCCGGACCGCGAGTTCGTGGGCCGCGCCGCCCTGGAGCGACGCCGCGACGAGCCCGGTGCGCGGCGGCTCGTCGGGCTCGCGGGCGAGGGACGACGCGCGGCACGGGCGGGATACCCGGTGCTCGACGCGGACGGTGCCACGGTCGGCACCGTGACGTCCGGCGTGCTCTCGCCGACGCTGGGTCACCCCGTGGCGATGGCCCTGGTGCACGACCCCGCCGGCGCCCTCGTGCCGCCGTCGGACGACGCGCCGTCGAGCACCGTGCACGTCGACGTGCGGGGCCAGGCCCTGCCGATGTCCGTCGTGGCCCTGCCCTTCTACCGCCGCCCCCGCTGA
- a CDS encoding DUF4192 domain-containing protein: MSPSSSAPRPTSGSADVVPVVRASEPREMLAFLPYAVGFHPSDSVVVASLRPPRGRIGLVARLDTADLAGPDGDAVAAALAHHLARDGARRVFVAVYTDLDPAEAREPGSVPARALGAFLATPELPEVLEPWVVGRRGYAGWRCADATCCPAAGRPLRELDGTQVAAHMVLAGERPARDRSDLVPRPEPSGPRRRAAAAAARRVRLAPGASRSELAAWRAERAEQVIGLLDDADGGGAGPAPRALGELAAGLADTGVRDVVLAWLVHHGVGAGACPSTGACDLDVGAALGAVFRPGGVQPRPALLAPAQGVLEAAARVAPRATRVHVLTTLAWVAWWSGEGARAGALLEAALVLDPDHALAGLLDATLAGGIPPGWARSA; encoded by the coding sequence ATGAGCCCCTCATCCTCAGCCCCGCGTCCCACCTCCGGATCCGCCGACGTCGTCCCTGTCGTCCGCGCCAGCGAGCCACGCGAGATGCTCGCGTTCCTGCCCTACGCCGTGGGGTTCCACCCCAGCGACTCCGTGGTGGTGGCCTCGCTGCGCCCGCCACGCGGCCGGATCGGCCTCGTCGCGCGCCTCGACACGGCCGATCTCGCGGGTCCGGACGGCGACGCCGTCGCCGCCGCCCTCGCGCACCACCTCGCCCGCGACGGCGCGAGGCGCGTGTTCGTGGCCGTCTACACCGACCTGGATCCGGCCGAGGCGCGTGAGCCCGGGAGCGTCCCGGCGCGAGCTCTCGGTGCGTTCCTGGCGACGCCCGAGCTCCCCGAGGTGCTCGAGCCGTGGGTGGTCGGCCGCAGGGGGTACGCCGGGTGGCGATGCGCGGACGCCACCTGCTGCCCGGCTGCCGGCCGGCCGCTGCGCGAGCTGGACGGGACGCAGGTGGCTGCGCACATGGTGCTCGCGGGCGAGCGGCCCGCCCGGGACAGGTCGGATCTCGTGCCGCGACCGGAACCGAGCGGGCCGCGCCGTCGCGCGGCAGCCGCTGCGGCTCGGCGCGTGCGCCTCGCGCCCGGGGCGTCACGGTCCGAGCTCGCGGCATGGCGTGCCGAGCGGGCCGAGCAGGTGATCGGGCTGCTCGACGACGCCGACGGCGGCGGTGCCGGGCCCGCTCCTCGGGCGCTCGGCGAGCTGGCGGCCGGGCTCGCTGACACCGGCGTGCGGGACGTCGTGCTCGCGTGGCTCGTGCACCACGGCGTGGGAGCCGGGGCGTGCCCGAGCACGGGCGCCTGCGACCTCGACGTCGGGGCGGCGCTCGGTGCCGTGTTCCGACCGGGCGGCGTGCAGCCGCGTCCCGCGCTCCTCGCGCCGGCCCAGGGCGTGCTGGAGGCGGCCGCACGGGTGGCCCCGAGAGCGACGCGGGTGCACGTCCTCACCACGTTGGCGTGGGTGGCGTGGTGGAGCGGCGAGGGTGCACGGGCGGGTGCCCTGCTCGAGGCCGCGCTCGTGCTCGACCCGGACCACGCGCTCGCCGGACTCCTGGACGCGACGCTCGCGGGAGGGATCCCGCCCGGGTGGGCACGTTCGGCCTGA